In Lactococcus protaetiae, the genomic window ATCAATTTACAGTCAATCTAGCATACCTCCAGTTTACACTGAGTTTGTGAATTTTTCAAAAAATAAGCCTCCATTTTGTGAAAATACAAAGTCAAATTCAGATAAAATAATATTCCTTTTCCCTTTGCACTTCATGTATTCTTTGCTATAATAGTCTAAAATGGGAAAGAGGACAATATATGAAATTCCAATTTAAAGGAATCAGTTCTTATGAAGAACACGAAGAAAGCAATTACGTTGGTGCTGTTCACAAATCAGTCATCCTTGAATTTGCTAATCTTCAAGATGCAATTAACTACTCTGCTGACCACAAAGATTTCATTATTTCAGAAGATGGAAAGTCAGCCTTTCGAGTCCTTGAAATTTGCGAACTTCCTTAAACACAAAAAGCACATCAAATGATGTGCTTTTTTTATTTTCTTAATAAAGTTCCAAATAATTATCAATTTCCCATTGTGAAACGAATTGTGCGTAGCTTGCCCACTCAATACGTTTAGCTTCAACAAAATTAACAAGTACGTGTTCACCCAATGCTTCTGTAACTACATCATCTTCACGCAATGCTTTAACCGCATTGTGTAAAGTTGAAGGCAAGTCAGTAATCCCATGTGCTTTACGTTCTTCTTCAGTCATCACATAAATATTTGACTCAATCGCTTCTGGAGCTTCCATTTTGTTTTCAACTCCATCAAGTCCTGAAGCAAGAAGAACAGAGAGAACCAAATATGGATTCGCTGTTGGGTCAACTGAACGAAGTTCTACACGAGTTGACATTCCACGTGATGCAGGAACACGAATTAGAGGTGAGCGGTTACGACCAGCCCAAGCAACATATACAGGAGCTTCATAACCAGGAACAAGGCGTTTATAACTGTTTACAGTTGGATTTGCAATTGCTGTAAAGTTGTATGCATGCTTCAAAAGACCAGCAATAAAACTGTTAGCCGTTGCAGAAAGTCCCATATCACCTGTTGGGTCTGCAAAAGCATTTTTACCATCTTCTGTAAACAATGACATATTACAATGCATACCAGAGCCATTGATTCCATGAACAGGTTTAGCCATAAAGGTTGCGTGTAAACCATGTTTACGAGCAATTGTTTTAACAACGAGTTTGAAGATTTGAATATTGTCGCAAGCTTTCAAAGCATTTGCATATTTGAAGTCAATCTCGTGCTGACCAATCGCAACTTCGTGGTGAGAAGCCTCTACTTCAAAACCAAGGTCTGTCAATACGTTGACAATTTCGCGACGTGTATTGCCAGCAAGGTCAGTTGGAGCGAGGTCAAAATAGCCACCTTTATCGTTGACTTCAAGTGTTGGTTCAGCATTTTCATTCAGCTTGAAAAGGAAAAATTCTGGTTCTGGTCCAAGGTTAAAGCTCTTAAATCCAAGCTTTTCCATAGATTTCAGATTACGTTTCAGCACACCACGTGGATCCCCTGCAAATGGTTCCCCTTCTGGAGTGTAAACATCACAGATAACTCCTGCAACTTTACCGTATTCATCACCCCAAGGAAAGACAATCCAAGTATCAAGGTCTGGGTAAAGATACATATCTGATTCGTTAATACGAACAAAACCTTCGATTGATGAACCATCAAACATCATTTTGTTTTCAAATAATTTATCCAACTGTTCATCTGT contains:
- the glnA gene encoding type I glutamate--ammonia ligase, which codes for MAITAADIRRDVKEKDIKFLRLMFTDILGTLKNVEVPATDEQLDKLFENKMMFDGSSIEGFVRINESDMYLYPDLDTWIVFPWGDEYGKVAGVICDVYTPEGEPFAGDPRGVLKRNLKSMEKLGFKSFNLGPEPEFFLFKLNENAEPTLEVNDKGGYFDLAPTDLAGNTRREIVNVLTDLGFEVEASHHEVAIGQHEIDFKYANALKACDNIQIFKLVVKTIARKHGLHATFMAKPVHGINGSGMHCNMSLFTEDGKNAFADPTGDMGLSATANSFIAGLLKHAYNFTAIANPTVNSYKRLVPGYEAPVYVAWAGRNRSPLIRVPASRGMSTRVELRSVDPTANPYLVLSVLLASGLDGVENKMEAPEAIESNIYVMTEEERKAHGITDLPSTLHNAVKALREDDVVTEALGEHVLVNFVEAKRIEWASYAQFVSQWEIDNYLELY